One window of the Triticum dicoccoides isolate Atlit2015 ecotype Zavitan chromosome 3B, WEW_v2.0, whole genome shotgun sequence genome contains the following:
- the LOC119276323 gene encoding WRKY transcription factor 22-like, whose protein sequence is MCGLLLRMEHLNDWDLQAVVRSCATFSSSHHPQEEDRAGPPPGPAAAPPADTPVKREPRDVVRPASAAKDASSLYGLEYLDLDHKPFLLSAPSSQSWAAVDDRHEMMISFPAAASTSGVRPRVPPGRKPGIRSSTPRPKRSKKSQLKKVVCEVPVADGGVSSDLWAWRKYGQKPIKGSPYPRGYYKCSSMKGCMARKLVERSPAKPGVLVITYMADHCHPVPTQINALAGTTRHKTTPADGHATTPKSHGDAHEAVRCEDESNEMSSMAVDGTTEEAAGDDGGEFWPTELDLDELLAPVDGDLDHVFDEDGALGRRLSL, encoded by the exons ATGTGCGGCCTGCTTCTGCGCATGGAGCACCTCAACGACTGGGACCTGCAGGCCGTCGTCaggagctgcgccaccttctcctcctcccaccacccccAGGAAGAGGACCGCGCCGGTCCTCCTCCGGGTCCCGCCGCGGCGCCGCCGGCCGACACGCCGGTAAAGCGGGAGCCGCGCGACGTGGTCCGGCCCGCATCGGCGGCCAAGGACGCGTCGTCGCTGTACGGCCTGGAGTACCTCGACTTGGATCACAAGCCATTCCTGCTGTCGGCGCCGTCGTCGCAGTCGTGGGCGGCGGTGGATGACCGCCACGAGATGATGATCTCTTTCCCCGCGGCGGCGTCCACGTCCGGCGTGCGGCCGCGGGTGCCGCCTGGCCGGAAGCCCGGCATACGAAGCAGCACCCCGCGCCCGAAAAGAAG CAAGAAGAGCCAGCTGAAGAAGGTGGTGTGCGAGGTGCCGGTGGCCGACGGCGGCGTCTCCTCCGACCTTTGGGCGTGGCGCAAGTACGGTCAAAAGCCCATCAAAGGCTCGCCTTATCCCCG GGGATACTACAAGTGTAGCAGCATGAAGGGGTGCATGGCCCGGAAACTGGTGGAGCGCAGCCCGGCCAAGCCCGGTGTGCTCGTCATCACCTACATGGCCGACCACTGCCACCCGGTGCCGACGCAGATCAACGCACTCGCCGGCACCACCCGCCACAAGACCACCCCTGCCGACGGCCACGCGACGACGCCCAAAAGCCACGGCGACGCCCACGAGGCGGTGAGGTGCGAGGACGAAAGCAACGAGATGTCGTCGATGGCGGTGGACGGTACCACTGAGGAGGCGGCGGGGGATGACGGCGGCGAGTTCTGGCCAACGGAGCTGGACCTGGACGAGTTGTTGGCGCCTGTGGATGGCGATCTGGATCATGTCTTCGACGAGGATGGCGCCCTGGGACGACGGCTCTCGCTATAG